In a single window of the Phycisphaerae bacterium genome:
- a CDS encoding YifB family Mg chelatase-like AAA ATPase, protein MLARLQSMALIGIEATACEVEVDVAPRGFEKTSIVGLPDTAVKESLERVHSALNNSGYSWPEYKTVINLAPADIKKEGPAFDLPIALGMIFGSDAGTPERVGRYLIAGELALDGRVRAIKGALSMALLARDRGVVGVIVPRDNAPEAAVVTDVEVIGIGTLAEAVGFLTEQLPLEPTVIDIQAVFDRASRYEEDFAEVRGQESAKRALTLAAAGGHNVLLIGPPGTGKTMLSKRLPTILPPLTLTESLETTRIYSAAGKLPPGLPLMARRPVRMPHHSASGPALVGGGSIPQAGEVSLAHHGLLFLDEFPEFPRTILETLRQPLEDGVVTIARSHSAVAFPAQFMLVAAMNPCPCGYFTDPNKPCKCSPTQIDKYLSRISGPLIDRIDIHIEVPPVAYRELRGERDGSDSASLREQVIRARQIQRRRFGEQSTMINARMTSRLLRKYCKLDEAGEQLLRQALTELGLSARAHDKILRVARTIADLAGQEHLLPEHVGEAIMYRRLDRQL, encoded by the coding sequence ATGCTCGCACGTCTACAAAGCATGGCGTTAATCGGGATCGAAGCCACGGCTTGTGAGGTGGAGGTGGACGTTGCCCCTCGGGGCTTCGAGAAGACCTCGATTGTCGGTTTGCCGGACACCGCGGTGAAGGAAAGCCTGGAACGGGTGCACAGCGCCCTGAACAACTCCGGCTACTCCTGGCCGGAGTACAAGACGGTCATTAACCTGGCCCCGGCGGATATCAAGAAGGAAGGGCCGGCCTTCGACCTGCCTATCGCGTTGGGGATGATCTTCGGCAGCGACGCGGGCACACCTGAACGGGTTGGGCGGTACCTGATCGCCGGGGAACTGGCGCTCGACGGTCGGGTCCGGGCGATCAAAGGGGCTTTGTCCATGGCCCTCTTGGCCCGGGACCGGGGCGTGGTCGGGGTGATCGTGCCGCGGGACAACGCCCCCGAGGCGGCCGTGGTCACCGACGTCGAGGTCATCGGGATCGGGACACTGGCCGAGGCGGTGGGCTTCCTCACCGAGCAACTGCCGCTCGAGCCGACGGTCATCGATATCCAGGCGGTGTTCGATCGCGCCTCGCGCTACGAGGAGGACTTCGCCGAGGTGCGCGGACAGGAATCCGCCAAGCGAGCCCTGACCCTGGCCGCGGCAGGGGGGCACAACGTCCTGCTGATCGGTCCGCCGGGAACCGGCAAAACCATGCTCAGCAAGAGGTTGCCGACGATTCTGCCTCCACTGACACTGACCGAGTCGTTGGAGACGACCCGGATCTACTCGGCGGCCGGCAAGCTTCCGCCGGGCCTGCCGCTCATGGCCCGCCGCCCCGTGCGCATGCCGCATCATTCGGCCAGCGGGCCGGCCCTGGTCGGCGGGGGCAGCATTCCGCAGGCGGGCGAGGTGTCGCTGGCCCATCACGGGTTGCTGTTCCTCGACGAGTTCCCCGAGTTCCCCCGGACGATCCTCGAGACCCTTCGGCAGCCGCTCGAAGACGGCGTGGTTACTATTGCCCGGTCGCACTCGGCGGTGGCGTTCCCGGCGCAGTTTATGCTCGTGGCAGCCATGAACCCGTGTCCATGTGGCTATTTCACGGACCCGAATAAGCCGTGCAAGTGCAGCCCGACGCAAATCGACAAGTACCTGTCGAGGATCAGCGGGCCGCTGATCGACCGAATCGATATCCACATTGAGGTCCCGCCGGTCGCTTACCGTGAGCTGCGTGGAGAGCGTGACGGCAGCGACAGCGCCTCGCTTCGCGAGCAGGTGATCCGAGCCCGGCAGATTCAGCGCCGCCGATTCGGTGAGCAGAGCACGATGATCAACGCCCGCATGACCTCGCGGCTGCTGCGAAAGTACTGTAAGCTCGACGAGGCCGGCGAGCAGTTGCTCAGGCAAGCCTTGACCGAGCTGGGCCTCAGTGCCCGGGCCCACGACAAGATTCTACGGGTTGCCCGGACCATTGCCGATCTCGCCGGCCAGGAGCATCTGCTCCCCGAGCACGTCGGCGAGGCGATCATGTACCGAAGGCTGGATCGGCAGCTGTAG